From a single Sinomonas atrocyanea genomic region:
- a CDS encoding LysR family transcriptional regulator, which translates to MLEIRRLRLLRELSIRGTLAGVAEALAYSPSSVSQQLALLEGEAGVPLTRKSGRGVVLTPAAEVLVAHTENLLAELERTEAALAASASEVQGTVRLAVFQTAALALLPAALRALGERHPLLRVEMVQHEPETALRETWARSFDIVVAEQYPHHAAPHYPGLDRQRLIQDAIRLALPPAGTGQAFDAADGLSGAAALPWVMEPHGAASRHWAEQSCRAAGFEPDVRYETADLQAHVRLVESGNAAAFLPDLVWVGRTPAARLVALDGAPHRTVFTSMRSAAAQNPVMLAVRRALEEAAQAVLPA; encoded by the coding sequence ATGCTCGAGATCCGCCGGCTCAGACTGCTGCGCGAACTGAGCATCCGGGGGACGCTCGCCGGGGTGGCGGAGGCCCTCGCCTACAGCCCCTCGTCGGTGTCGCAGCAGCTGGCCCTGCTCGAGGGCGAGGCAGGGGTGCCGCTGACGCGGAAGTCCGGCCGCGGCGTCGTGCTCACCCCCGCGGCCGAGGTGCTCGTGGCGCACACGGAGAACCTGCTCGCCGAACTCGAGCGTACCGAGGCGGCGCTCGCCGCGAGCGCGAGCGAGGTCCAGGGAACCGTCCGGCTCGCGGTCTTCCAGACCGCAGCGCTCGCGCTCCTGCCTGCCGCCCTGCGCGCCCTGGGGGAGCGGCATCCGCTCCTGCGGGTCGAGATGGTCCAGCACGAGCCCGAGACCGCGCTGCGCGAGACCTGGGCGCGCAGCTTCGACATCGTCGTGGCAGAGCAGTACCCCCACCACGCTGCGCCCCACTACCCCGGCCTGGACCGGCAGCGCCTCATCCAGGACGCGATCCGGCTCGCCCTTCCGCCGGCGGGCACCGGCCAGGCCTTCGACGCCGCGGACGGCCTGTCGGGGGCAGCGGCACTGCCGTGGGTCATGGAGCCGCACGGCGCAGCCTCGCGGCACTGGGCCGAGCAGAGCTGCCGCGCCGCCGGCTTCGAGCCGGACGTGCGCTACGAGACCGCGGACCTGCAGGCGCACGTCCGCCTCGTCGAATCCGGCAACGCCGCGGCCTTCCTGCCGGACCTCGTCTGGGTGGGAAGGACTCCCGCGGCGCGGCTCGTGGCGCTCGACGGCGCCCCGCACCGGACCGTCTTCACCTCCATGCGCTCGGCGGCCGCGCAGAATCCCGTGATGCTGGCCGTGCGGCGGGCGCTCGAGGAGGCCGCGCAGGCTGTCCTGCCGGCCTAG
- a CDS encoding proline dehydrogenase family protein: protein MTTHIQARRSAGRIDESPAQAPASAAPAAPHPIRPQDLADAAVAQVRSWLDAAAALPVDPAAAQLAGVLQDPDGLPFTVGFVDGVVRPEDLGVAARNLKALSAKAPGFLPWPLRAALAAGGALAPAAPGMVVPVARRVLREMVGHLIVDASDARLGPAIAKIRKPGIRLNMNLLGEAILGRGEAARRLEGTRRLLARDDVDYVSIKVSATVAPHNHWAFEEAVEHIVESLTPLYRLAASAPTRKFINLDMEEYKDLDLTIAVFTQLLEREEFRGLEAGVVLQAYLPDALGAMVHLQEWAARRVAGGGAPIKVRVVKGANLPMEHVDAEIHGWPAATWGSKRETDTSYKAILDYSLTPEHLANVRVGVAGHNLFDVALAWLLAKARGVDTGVSAGSGLIEFEMLLGMASAQAQAVLADVGHLLLYTPVVHPDEFDVAIAYLIRRLEEGASQENFMSAVFELGSDDPRGAALFEREKERFLASLEALGSAPFTGPDGRPAIPAPNRTQDRNRDVPAPSGERLLQAVSGHSQHLTSRGKAGAGFANTPDTDPDLPANRAWGRAIIARSEDSRIGMDTIEQATIGTEGELDGVVRAAAAAGEAWGALTGAQRAAVLDEMGRSLERHRADLLEAMASEAGKTLDQGDPEVSEAVDFAHYYATLARELDAVDGARFVPSRLTVVTPPWNFPVAIPAGSTLAALAAGSGVVIKPAQQARRCGAVMVAALWEALEATRAQTGVGPEVLELVQLPERGLGRQLIAHPEVDRVILTGGYETAQLFRSFRPDLPLLAETSGKNAIIVTPSADLDLAAKDVAYSAFGHAGQKCSAASLVVLVGSVARSQRFRNQLVDAVESLHVGYPWDPRSQMGPVIESPGEKLRRGLTELGPGEHWVLEPRQLDDSGKLWSPGVRAGVRPGSEYHLTEYFGPVLGVMTARTLEEAVQLVNRVDYGLTSGLHSLDPAEIDYWAGHIEAGNLYVNRGITGAIVQRQPFGGWKKSAVGAGAKAGGPNYLVGLGSWTDAPDGAAPAAERNLCRAAADLLAAARTVLPADDAAWLAAALGSDAAAWAEEFGVSKDVSALACERNVFRYRSVPVTVRFDAATSGHGTAELLRVAAAGLVAGSTVTVSTAVGLPGQAQDVLRRHGVTVTVEDSAAWLRRAAALGSGRVRLIAGTDDDAASSARALADAVGGTPDVAVYAHPVVSAGRVELLPFLHEQAVSVTAHRFGNPNPTAMTVKL from the coding sequence ATGACCACGCACATCCAGGCCCGGCGCTCTGCGGGCCGCATTGACGAATCCCCGGCCCAGGCACCCGCTTCGGCGGCCCCGGCCGCGCCGCATCCGATCCGCCCGCAGGACCTCGCGGACGCCGCCGTCGCGCAGGTCCGCTCGTGGCTCGACGCCGCCGCCGCGCTTCCGGTCGATCCCGCCGCCGCCCAGCTCGCGGGCGTGCTCCAGGACCCCGACGGCCTGCCCTTCACCGTGGGCTTCGTGGACGGTGTGGTGCGCCCGGAGGACCTCGGCGTCGCGGCCCGCAACCTCAAGGCCCTCTCGGCCAAGGCGCCCGGCTTCCTTCCGTGGCCCCTGCGGGCAGCGCTCGCAGCGGGCGGGGCGCTGGCCCCGGCGGCGCCCGGCATGGTGGTCCCCGTGGCCCGACGCGTGCTGCGCGAGATGGTGGGCCACCTCATCGTGGACGCCTCGGACGCCCGGCTCGGCCCCGCCATCGCCAAGATCCGCAAGCCCGGGATTCGGCTGAACATGAACCTGCTCGGAGAGGCGATCCTCGGCCGGGGCGAGGCGGCCCGGCGGCTCGAGGGGACCCGGCGCCTGCTCGCCCGCGACGACGTGGACTACGTCTCGATCAAGGTTTCCGCGACGGTGGCCCCGCACAACCACTGGGCCTTCGAGGAGGCGGTGGAGCACATCGTCGAGTCGCTCACGCCGCTGTACCGCCTGGCGGCCTCGGCCCCCACGCGCAAGTTCATCAACCTCGACATGGAGGAGTACAAGGACCTCGACCTGACCATCGCCGTCTTCACGCAGCTGCTCGAGCGCGAGGAGTTCCGGGGGCTCGAGGCCGGGGTCGTCCTCCAGGCGTACCTTCCCGACGCCCTCGGGGCGATGGTCCACCTCCAGGAGTGGGCCGCGCGGCGCGTCGCCGGCGGCGGCGCGCCGATCAAGGTGCGCGTGGTCAAGGGCGCCAACCTGCCCATGGAGCACGTGGACGCCGAGATCCACGGCTGGCCGGCGGCCACCTGGGGCTCCAAGCGCGAGACCGACACGTCCTACAAGGCGATCCTCGACTACTCGCTCACGCCCGAGCACCTGGCCAACGTGCGCGTGGGCGTGGCCGGGCACAACCTGTTCGACGTCGCCCTCGCGTGGCTGCTCGCGAAGGCCCGCGGGGTGGACACCGGGGTGAGCGCCGGCTCGGGCCTGATCGAGTTCGAGATGCTCCTCGGCATGGCCTCCGCCCAGGCGCAGGCGGTCCTGGCCGATGTGGGCCACCTGCTGCTCTACACCCCCGTGGTCCACCCGGACGAGTTCGACGTCGCCATCGCCTATCTCATCCGCCGCCTCGAGGAGGGTGCGAGCCAGGAGAACTTCATGTCCGCGGTCTTCGAGCTGGGCTCGGACGACCCCCGCGGCGCTGCCCTCTTCGAGCGCGAGAAGGAGCGCTTCCTCGCCTCGCTCGAGGCGCTCGGCTCCGCGCCGTTCACGGGCCCCGACGGCCGGCCGGCCATTCCTGCCCCGAACCGGACGCAGGACCGCAACCGGGACGTCCCCGCCCCGTCCGGGGAGCGCCTCCTCCAGGCCGTCTCGGGCCACTCCCAGCATCTGACCTCGAGGGGGAAGGCCGGGGCCGGGTTCGCCAACACCCCGGACACCGACCCGGACCTCCCCGCGAACCGCGCCTGGGGTCGCGCGATCATCGCCCGATCGGAAGACAGCCGCATCGGCATGGACACGATCGAGCAGGCGACGATCGGCACCGAGGGCGAGCTCGACGGCGTCGTCCGCGCGGCTGCCGCCGCCGGCGAGGCGTGGGGCGCGCTCACCGGCGCCCAGCGCGCCGCTGTGCTGGACGAGATGGGCCGCTCGCTCGAGCGGCACCGCGCGGACCTGCTCGAGGCCATGGCCTCCGAGGCCGGCAAGACCCTCGACCAAGGCGACCCCGAGGTCTCCGAGGCGGTCGACTTCGCCCACTACTACGCGACGCTGGCCCGCGAGCTCGATGCCGTGGACGGCGCCCGCTTCGTGCCCAGCCGCCTCACCGTCGTGACGCCGCCGTGGAACTTCCCGGTGGCGATCCCGGCCGGGTCCACGCTCGCGGCGCTCGCCGCGGGCTCCGGCGTCGTCATCAAGCCCGCCCAGCAGGCCCGGCGCTGCGGCGCAGTCATGGTCGCCGCCCTGTGGGAGGCGCTCGAGGCGACGCGCGCGCAGACCGGGGTGGGGCCCGAGGTGCTCGAGCTCGTCCAGCTGCCCGAGCGTGGACTCGGCCGGCAGCTCATCGCACATCCCGAGGTCGACCGTGTGATCCTGACGGGCGGCTACGAGACCGCGCAGCTGTTCCGCTCCTTCCGGCCGGACCTGCCGCTGCTCGCCGAGACGAGCGGGAAGAACGCCATCATCGTCACGCCGAGCGCGGACCTGGACCTCGCGGCGAAGGACGTGGCCTACTCGGCGTTCGGGCACGCGGGGCAGAAGTGCTCGGCCGCCTCGCTCGTGGTCCTCGTGGGCTCCGTCGCCCGGTCCCAGCGGTTCCGCAACCAGCTCGTCGACGCGGTCGAGTCGCTCCACGTCGGCTACCCGTGGGACCCGCGCAGCCAGATGGGCCCCGTGATCGAGTCTCCGGGTGAGAAGCTGCGCCGCGGCCTCACCGAGCTCGGGCCGGGCGAGCACTGGGTGCTCGAGCCGCGCCAGCTGGACGACTCGGGCAAGCTCTGGAGCCCCGGGGTGCGCGCAGGCGTGCGCCCGGGCAGCGAGTACCACCTGACCGAGTACTTCGGCCCCGTCCTCGGCGTCATGACCGCCAGGACGCTCGAGGAGGCCGTGCAGCTCGTCAACCGGGTCGACTACGGCCTCACCTCCGGCCTGCACTCCCTCGATCCCGCCGAGATCGACTACTGGGCAGGGCACATCGAGGCCGGCAACCTCTACGTCAACCGCGGCATCACGGGCGCCATCGTCCAGCGGCAGCCGTTCGGCGGCTGGAAGAAGTCCGCGGTCGGCGCCGGGGCGAAGGCCGGCGGCCCCAACTACCTCGTGGGCCTCGGCTCGTGGACGGACGCCCCGGACGGGGCCGCGCCGGCGGCAGAGCGGAACCTCTGCCGTGCCGCCGCGGACCTCCTCGCCGCCGCCCGCACCGTTCTCCCCGCCGACGACGCCGCGTGGCTGGCGGCCGCCCTCGGCTCGGACGCCGCAGCCTGGGCCGAAGAGTTCGGGGTCTCGAAGGACGTCTCGGCGCTGGCCTGCGAGCGCAACGTGTTCCGCTACCGCTCCGTCCCGGTGACCGTCCGGTTCGACGCGGCGACCTCGGGACACGGGACCGCCGAACTGCTGCGGGTGGCAGCAGCCGGGCTGGTGGCGGGATCCACCGTGACGGTGAGCACCGCCGTCGGCCTCCCTGGGCAGGCCCAGGACGTGCTGCGCCGCCACGGCGTGACCGTGACGGTCGAGGACTCCGCCGCGTGGCTGCGGCGCGCGGCGGCCCTGGGGTCGGGACGGGTCCGGCTCATCGCCGGCACGGACGACGACGCGGCCTCCTCCGCGCGGGCGCTCGCCGACGCCGTGGGCGGCACCCCGGACGTGGCCGTCTACGCGCACCCTGTCGTGTCCGCCGGCCGCGTGGAGCTGCTCCCCTTCCTCCACGAGCAGGCCGTCTCCGTCACGGCGCACCGCTTCGGGAACCCGAACCCGACGGCAATGACTGTCAAGCTCTGA
- a CDS encoding NUDIX domain-containing protein, translated as MPMRSAGILLYRRPAGSPDGLEVWIAHMGGPFWARKDEHGWSVPKGLCEGDEDPLAAAQREFAEEIGSPPPEADYVHLGEFRQPSGKVITAFAAEAEFEPADVVSNTFALEWPKGSGRVQEYPEVDRAEWVSEPVARVKLVKGQIPILDALLTRLG; from the coding sequence ATGCCGATGAGGAGCGCGGGCATCCTGCTGTACCGCCGCCCGGCCGGGTCCCCGGACGGGCTGGAGGTCTGGATCGCCCACATGGGCGGCCCGTTCTGGGCCCGCAAGGACGAGCACGGCTGGTCCGTGCCCAAGGGGCTGTGCGAGGGGGACGAGGATCCCCTCGCCGCGGCCCAGCGTGAGTTCGCCGAGGAGATCGGCAGCCCGCCGCCCGAGGCCGACTACGTGCATCTCGGCGAGTTCCGGCAGCCCTCCGGCAAGGTGATCACGGCGTTCGCGGCGGAGGCGGAGTTCGAGCCGGCCGACGTCGTGAGCAACACGTTCGCCCTCGAGTGGCCCAAGGGCTCGGGACGCGTCCAGGAGTACCCCGAAGTGGACCGCGCCGAGTGGGTCAGCGAGCCCGTGGCCCGGGTGAAGCTCGTCAAGGGCCAGATCCCCATCCTCGACGCGCTCCTCACCCGCCTCGGCTGA
- a CDS encoding VanZ family protein, with protein sequence MDVRPQPASAGVDDPRWRSATKRAKAETGIIFAVFALYTAFLLRLLLFSRAPGSERSLNLIPFASIAEFVSSHSSGTGRVAFANIAGNILIFIPLGFYVSWLRQRAAAWTTMLTVALVSAAVEVIQGVFAVGASDVDDVILNCVGGMIGVFTFRLLSALLREHSLERTGMAVVSVVTLPVWCYFLFVIRLHL encoded by the coding sequence ATGGACGTGCGACCCCAACCCGCCTCAGCTGGGGTGGATGACCCGAGGTGGCGATCCGCCACGAAACGGGCGAAAGCGGAGACCGGGATCATCTTCGCCGTCTTCGCTCTCTACACGGCCTTCCTCTTGAGGCTGCTTCTCTTTTCTCGCGCACCGGGTTCGGAGAGATCGCTCAATCTGATTCCGTTCGCGAGTATCGCGGAATTTGTGTCCAGCCACTCTTCCGGAACCGGAAGAGTGGCGTTCGCCAACATCGCCGGGAACATCCTGATCTTTATCCCGCTCGGGTTCTACGTATCGTGGCTCCGACAGCGGGCGGCCGCATGGACGACGATGCTCACGGTCGCCTTGGTCAGCGCCGCTGTGGAGGTCATCCAGGGTGTTTTTGCGGTCGGAGCATCGGACGTCGACGACGTGATCCTGAACTGCGTCGGAGGAATGATCGGAGTCTTCACGTTCAGGCTGCTTTCCGCGCTCCTGCGGGAGCACTCCCTGGAACGGACCGGGATGGCCGTCGTGTCGGTGGTGACGCTGCCCGTCTGGTGCTACTTCCTCTTCGTCATCCGACTGCACCTGTGA
- a CDS encoding Dps family protein, which yields MKASDQLAHGLQAILVDLIELSLQGKQAHWNIVGPNFRDLHLQLDEVVAAARLHADEVAERLRALHAVPDGRTATVAKTTSLSEPNDGLVSTSSTVDAVVAAIDSVCATVRGVYDAVEKDDAATTDILNQILLQLEKLSWMVGAEKAKTTAP from the coding sequence ATGAAGGCTTCCGACCAGCTTGCCCACGGACTGCAGGCGATCCTCGTGGATCTCATCGAGCTCTCGCTCCAGGGCAAGCAGGCGCACTGGAACATCGTGGGACCGAACTTCCGCGACCTGCACCTGCAGCTCGACGAGGTGGTGGCGGCGGCCCGGCTCCACGCCGACGAAGTCGCCGAGCGCCTGCGCGCCCTCCACGCCGTTCCGGACGGCCGGACCGCCACGGTCGCCAAGACCACCTCGCTGTCCGAGCCCAATGACGGCCTCGTGAGCACCTCCAGCACGGTCGACGCCGTCGTGGCCGCCATCGACTCCGTCTGCGCCACCGTGCGCGGGGTGTACGACGCCGTGGAGAAGGACGACGCCGCCACGACCGACATCCTCAACCAGATCCTGCTCCAGCTGGAGAAGCTCTCGTGGATGGTCGGCGCGGAGAAGGCCAAGACGACCGCCCCCTAG
- a CDS encoding bile acid:sodium symporter family protein, with amino-acid sequence MPAPSQQTAPAPAPSSADRDAKLAVTVFPVLVLLAGLVGFLIPGPIKAGAPAVPYLLGVIMFCMGLTLTPPDFASVARRPWAVALGLVAHYVIMPGAGWAIATALQLPPELAVGVILVGCAPSGTASNVMAYLAKGDVALSVAVATVSTLVAPLVTPALTLLLAGSFLHVDAGSMILDIVKTVLIPVVLGLVVRVFLRKAVAKVQPALPWISAAVIAAIVAIVVAGSASKLVAAGGIVLLAVVLHNGFGLGLGYLAGKAGRLDRRARRALAFEVGMQNSGLAATLAGAHFTPLAALPSAVFSVWHNVSGAVVAAWLARRPVPDAGQAQRAGR; translated from the coding sequence ATCCCCGCGCCATCCCAGCAGACAGCCCCTGCCCCCGCGCCCTCGAGCGCCGACCGCGACGCGAAGCTCGCCGTCACCGTCTTCCCGGTCCTCGTGCTCCTCGCAGGCCTCGTCGGCTTCCTCATCCCCGGCCCGATCAAGGCCGGAGCGCCGGCGGTGCCGTACCTCCTCGGCGTCATCATGTTCTGCATGGGGCTCACGCTCACCCCGCCCGACTTCGCCTCCGTGGCCAGGAGGCCGTGGGCGGTGGCCCTCGGCCTCGTGGCGCACTACGTGATCATGCCGGGGGCCGGCTGGGCCATCGCCACGGCGCTGCAGCTGCCGCCGGAGCTGGCCGTCGGCGTGATCCTCGTGGGCTGCGCGCCCTCGGGCACGGCGTCGAACGTCATGGCCTACCTCGCCAAGGGCGACGTCGCGCTCTCCGTGGCCGTCGCGACCGTCTCCACCCTCGTGGCGCCGCTCGTGACCCCGGCGCTGACGCTCCTGCTCGCGGGCTCGTTCCTGCACGTCGACGCCGGGAGCATGATCTTGGACATCGTCAAGACCGTGCTGATCCCGGTGGTCCTCGGGCTCGTGGTCCGCGTGTTCCTCAGGAAGGCCGTGGCGAAGGTCCAGCCCGCGCTGCCCTGGATCTCGGCGGCCGTCATCGCCGCGATCGTGGCGATCGTCGTAGCCGGCTCGGCCAGCAAGCTCGTGGCCGCGGGCGGGATCGTGCTGCTCGCCGTAGTGCTCCACAACGGCTTCGGACTGGGCCTCGGCTACCTCGCCGGGAAGGCCGGCCGCCTCGATCGCAGGGCCCGCCGCGCGCTCGCCTTCGAGGTGGGGATGCAGAACTCCGGCCTCGCCGCGACGTTGGCCGGCGCGCACTTCACGCCGCTCGCGGCGCTGCCCTCGGCGGTGTTCTCCGTGTGGCACAACGTCTCCGGAGCAGTCGTGGCAGCGTGGCTCGCCCGCCGTCCGGTGCCCGACGCCGGGCAGGCGCAGCGCGCCGGGCGCTAG
- a CDS encoding S53 family peptidase has product MTDQPAPGSSAEEPSVILEGSERAPAPGLAARQAADPAERIQITVVLRRRAPLPSEPSEAPLSPEELAARHGASDEDLRLATETFTRLGAEVVEADAASRRIRLAGTVEQLCRIFGTSLESVTSSGPHGQSVAHRHRTGSLRIPASLDGVVTAVLGLDDRPQARAQFRAIPRAAAGTSYSPPDLGRIYGFPAGTDGTGQAVAILELGGGFGQADLDAYFGGLGLPTPSVTAVGVDGAANQPGQDPQGADGEVLLDIEVVGALAPKAAISVYFGPNTDAGFLDALVQASHATPAPCSLSISWGQSEDAWTAQARNAMDQALADAAALGVTVTAAAGDRGSTDGVGDGKDHADFPASSPHALACGGTRLVADAASGTITSETVWNDSPTTSATGGGYSDVFPAPAWQNSSAAAARHRPKPGPHPAKHGRGVPDVSAVADPQTGYQVRVDGTDMVIGGTSAVAPLWAALVARLAQATGRRLGLLQPALYAQAGAFRDITSGSNGTYHAGPGWDPCTGLGSPNGTALLAALGGQGG; this is encoded by the coding sequence ATGACCGACCAGCCAGCCCCCGGATCCTCCGCCGAGGAGCCCAGCGTCATCCTCGAGGGCTCGGAGCGCGCCCCCGCCCCCGGCCTCGCGGCGCGCCAGGCGGCCGACCCGGCCGAACGCATCCAGATCACCGTGGTGCTGCGCCGCAGGGCCCCCCTTCCGTCGGAGCCCTCCGAGGCGCCGCTCTCGCCGGAGGAGCTCGCCGCGCGCCACGGCGCCTCGGACGAGGACCTCAGGCTCGCCACCGAGACGTTCACCCGGCTCGGGGCCGAGGTGGTGGAGGCCGACGCCGCCTCCCGCAGGATCCGCCTGGCCGGCACCGTCGAGCAGCTCTGCCGGATCTTCGGCACGAGCCTCGAGAGCGTCACGAGCTCCGGGCCGCACGGGCAGTCCGTCGCGCACCGGCACCGCACCGGAAGCCTCCGGATTCCCGCCTCGCTGGACGGCGTGGTCACGGCGGTCCTCGGCCTCGACGACCGTCCCCAGGCACGCGCGCAGTTCCGGGCGATCCCGCGCGCCGCCGCCGGCACGAGCTACAGCCCGCCGGACCTCGGCCGGATCTACGGATTCCCCGCCGGGACGGACGGCACGGGCCAGGCGGTCGCCATCCTCGAGCTCGGTGGCGGGTTCGGGCAGGCGGACCTCGACGCCTACTTCGGCGGCCTGGGCCTCCCCACCCCCTCGGTGACCGCCGTGGGGGTGGACGGCGCCGCGAACCAGCCCGGCCAGGACCCGCAGGGCGCGGACGGGGAGGTGCTGCTCGACATCGAAGTGGTGGGCGCCCTGGCCCCCAAGGCCGCGATCAGCGTCTATTTCGGCCCGAACACCGACGCCGGCTTCCTCGACGCGCTCGTGCAGGCCTCGCACGCCACGCCGGCCCCCTGTTCCCTGAGTATCAGCTGGGGCCAGAGCGAGGACGCCTGGACCGCCCAGGCGCGCAACGCGATGGACCAGGCACTCGCCGACGCGGCGGCCCTCGGCGTCACCGTCACCGCGGCGGCGGGGGACCGCGGCAGCACGGATGGCGTGGGCGACGGCAAGGACCACGCCGACTTCCCCGCCTCGAGCCCCCACGCGCTCGCGTGCGGGGGCACCCGTCTGGTCGCCGACGCTGCGTCCGGGACCATCACCTCGGAGACGGTCTGGAACGATTCGCCGACCACATCCGCGACCGGAGGCGGGTACAGCGACGTCTTCCCCGCCCCGGCCTGGCAGAACTCGTCGGCTGCGGCCGCCCGGCACAGGCCCAAGCCCGGGCCGCACCCGGCGAAGCACGGCCGCGGCGTCCCCGACGTGAGCGCGGTCGCCGACCCGCAGACCGGCTACCAGGTCCGCGTGGACGGTACCGACATGGTGATCGGCGGGACGAGCGCGGTGGCCCCGCTGTGGGCGGCCCTCGTCGCCCGGCTGGCCCAGGCCACGGGCCGGCGCCTCGGGCTGCTCCAGCCCGCGCTCTACGCGCAGGCGGGGGCCTTCCGGGACATTACCTCGGGCAGCAACGGCACCTACCACGCGGGCCCCGGCTGGGACCCGTGCACGGGCCTGGGGTCCCCGAACGGCACTGCGCTCCTGGCGGCCCTGGGCGGCCAGGGCGGCTGA